A part of Brassica rapa cultivar Chiifu-401-42 chromosome A05, CAAS_Brap_v3.01, whole genome shotgun sequence genomic DNA contains:
- the LOC103869173 gene encoding protein ALWAYS EARLY 3 → MAPSRSTKSKYKRTPRPKDVSPHKEEESMSKTKPRKRKLSDMLGPQWSKEELERFYEGYRKFGKEWKKVAGFVHSRSAEMVEALYTMNKAYLSLPEGTASVVGLTAMMTDHYAVLHGGSDSEQEKNESLRSASKRSKLKSSDHPSAGLEGLSDRLQFRSSSGYLPSLKKRRTETMPRAVGKRTPRIPVSYTPEKDTRERYMSPVKKSLNQKGGDTDDDMEHEIALALTEASQRGGSTKNPHTPNRKSKMLSPDKKSEIMRADIDMAIAKLRATDTEDARCEPSLESTEAENVDNPGSRNELTNGEDRSAMKEKQYYRRRFGIREDDSKEACSGTDEAQSLGTLDEKFKQEGDGKFLKFTYRSSRRKSKKSLFTADEDTACDALQTLADLSLMMPETATDTESSVQAEEKRAGKASDYKETDLASMSKRGSLRKSKQKRPVCNDLCNTEPERKSPSSSVIRKGRQKASPAKVPKDELAAISQVTEPSKNKGIGEEIKPVGRGKRSASIRNSYDKKSVKPQDRTSSSNNMVDDDESAPSTAATQKEVNLPTKVRSRRKIVTEKPLTIDDVKKSEILEKFSHCISSFKARRWCLFEWFYSAIDYPWFARQEFVEYLDHVGLGHVPRLTRVEWGVIRSSLGKPRRFSQQFLKEEKEKLYLYRDSVRKHYDELNTGMREGLPMDLARPLNVSQRVICLHPKSREIHDGSVLTVDHCRYRIQFDNPELGVEFVKDTECMPLNPLENMPASLAKHYVLSNHHRQNSSEEKMHERVKESMPEGYPKLSCEAGYPLSSPNYIINNSLKQEKVEISSSDPQAQNGVDEALAVQLFNSQPSNIGHIHAREADVQALSELTRALDKKELVLRELNYMNNEVVESEKDGHNALKDSESFKKQYAAVLFQLSEINEQVSLALLGLRQRNTYQENVPSSSITHMSNSGEPDGQLTYVDNDASDTNGFHVSEIVDSSRVKARKMVFRAIQALALLRKDENNVVNIEEAIDFVNNQLSTDESEGSSVQQTQASQDQRLPSTPNLSTSTQHADDSHVNPLDQNDLQVPSELVSRCMATLLMIQRCTERQFPPSEVAQVLDSAVASLQPCCSQNLPIYTEIQKCMGIIRNQILALVPS, encoded by the exons ATGGCGCCTTCAAGATCAACGAAATCTAAATACAAGAGAACTCCGCGTCCTAAAGATGTTTCTCctcacaaagaagaagaaagtatgAGCAAAACCAAACCACGG AAGAGGAAGTTGTCGGATATGTTAGGTCCTCAGTGGAGCAAGGAAGAGTTGGAGCGCTTTTATGAAGGGTACCGCAAATTCGGAAAAGAATGGAAAAAG GTCGCTGGTTTTGTACATAGTCGTTCTGCAGAGATGGTAGAGGCTCTATACACTATGAATAAG GCTTACTTGTCTCTTCCGGAAGGCACTGCTTCTGTCGTTGGCCTAACTGCAATGATGACTGATCACTACGCTGTTCTG CATGGAGGAAGTGACAGTGAGCAGGAGAAAAACGAAAGTCTGAGGTCAGCTTCTAAGCGCTCTAAATTGAAATCCTCAGATCATCCCTCTGCAGGATTAGAGGGTCTGTCTGACCGCCTGCAGTTCAGGTCCTCTTCAGGCTACTTGCCATCACTGAAGAAGAGACGTACTG AGACAATGCCTCGTGCTGTTGGAAAAAGGACACCTAGAATTCCTGTCTCATATACCCCTGAGAAGGATACTAGGGAAAGATATATGTCACCTGTTAAGAAGTCTCTAAATCAGAAGGGGGGTGATACTGATGATGATATGGAACATGAGATTGCATTAGCATTGACTGAGGCTTCACAACGAGGTGGTTCTACCAAAAACCCACACACACCAAATAGAAAATCAAAGATGCTCTCCCCTGATAAGAAAAGTGAAATAATG CGTGCTGATATTGACATGGCGATTGCCAAGCTTCGTGCCACTGATACGGAAGATGCCCGCTGTGAACCAAGCTTAGAAAGTACTGAAGCTGAAAATGTGGATAACCCAGGAAGTAGAAATGAGTTGACGAATGGAGAAGATAGAAGTGCCATGAAAGAAAAACAGTACTATAGAAGGAGGTTCGGCATCAGAGAAGATGATTCAAAAGAGGCCTGCAGTGGTACAGACGAAGCACAAAGCTTAGGCACTCTCGATGAGAAATTTAAACAAGAAGGGGATGGGAAGTTTTTGAAATTCACATATAGAAGTTCAAggagaaaaagtaaaaaaagtcTTTTTACTGCAG ATGAAGACACAGCATGTGATGCTCTCCAGACGCTGGCAGATCTATCGCTGATGATGCCTGAAACTGCCACGGACACTG AGTCATCTGTTCAAGCTGAGGAAAAGAGAGCTGGAAAGGCTTCAGATTATAAAGAGACTGATTTAGCATCCATGTCTAAAAGGGGCTCTCTTAGAAAATCGAAACAGAAAAGACCCGTCTGCAATGATCTTTGTAATACTGAACCCGAGAGAAAGAGTCCAAGTAGCTCTGTAATCAGAAAGGGACGGCAGAAAGCATCACCAGCTAAA GTTCCTAAAGATGAGCTTGCTGCAATTTCACAAGTCACTGAGCCTTCTAAAAACAAG GGAATAGGTGAGGAAATTAAGCCTGTTGGGAGAGGTAAACGGTCTGCAAGTATTCGAAACTCGTATGATAAGAAGTCTGTCAAACCCCAGGATCGTACTTCTTCAAGTAACAACATGGTAGATGACGATGAGTCAGCTCCATCAACTGCAGCCACCCAAAAAGAAGTTAACTTGCCAACTAAAGTTAGAAGCAGAAGAAAGATAGTAACTGAGAAACCTCTAACTATTGATGACGTGAAGAAGTCAGAGATTTTG GAGAAGTTTTCGCATTGCATATCTAGTTTCAAAGCACGAAGATGGTGTCTTTTTGAGTGGTTCTATAGCGCAATTGACTACCCATGGTTTGCCAGACAAGAGTTTGTTGAGTACTTGGATCATGTAGGGTTGGGCCATGTTCCTAGGTTAACTCGCGTTGAATGGGGTGTCATAAGGAG TTCTCTTGGGAAACCAAGGCGTTTTTCTCAACAGTTTCTGAAGGAGGAAAAGGAAAAGCTATACCTATACAGGGATTCTGTAAGAAAACATTACGATGAACTAAACACGGGTATGAGGGAAGGACTTCCGATGGATCTGGCTCGGCCTCTAAATGTTTCACAGAGAGTCATTTGCCTTCATCCAAAGTCAAGAGAGATTCATGACGGCAGTGTCCTAACCGTTGATCACTGCAGGTACCGGATTCAGTTTGACAACCCTGAACTAGGGGTGGAATTTGTCAAG GATACTGAATGCATGCCACTAAATCCTCTAGAAAACATGCCAGCATCACTTGCAAAACACTATGTTTTGTCGAATCATCACCGTCAGAATTCCAGTGAGGAGAAAATGCATGAGCGGGTAAAGGAAAGCATGCCAGAAGGGTACCCCAAACTTTCGTGCGAGGCAGGCTATCCCCTATCCTCACCAAATTATATCATTAACAATTCACTAAAGCAGGAAAAG GTAGAAATCTCAAGTTCGGATCCACAAGCTCAAAATGGAGTCGATGAGGCTCTTGCTGTACAATTGTTTAATTCTCAGCCTTCAAATATTGGCCATATTCATGCGAGAGAAGCTGATGTCCAAGCTCTTTCTGAACTTACACGTGCGCTTGACAAGAAG GAGCTAGTTTTGAGGGAGCTAAATTACATGAACAACGAGGTTGTGGAAAGTGAGAAAGACGGACACAACGCTCTGAAGGATTCTGAATCTTTTAAGAAACAATATGCTGCAGTTCTCTTTCAGCTAAGCGAAATAAATGAACAG GTTTCATTGGCACTTCTTGGCCTGAGGCAACGGAATACTTACCAGGAGAATGTACCATCTTCTTCAATAACACACATGAGCAACTCAGGGGAACCTGATGGACAGTTGACGTACGTAGACAATGATGCATCTGATACTAATGGATTCCATGTTTCTGAGATTGTTGACAGTTCTAGAGTAAAAGCTCGGAAAATGGTATTCAGAGCTATACAG GCATTGGCGTTACTAAGGAAAGACGAAAATAATGTTGTAAATATAGAAGAAGCCATTGATTTTGTTAATAACCAGCTCTCGACAGATGAATCAGAAGGATCATCAGTCCAGCAAACACAAGCTTCCCAAGATCAgcgtcttccctctacaccaaATCTATCTACCTCTACTCAACATGCAGATGATTCCCACGTAAACCCACTAGACCAAAATGACCTGCAGGTTCCGTCTGAACTTGTTTCACGTTGTATGGCTACATTGCTCATGATTCAG AGATGTACAGAGAGGCAATTCCCACCAAGTGAAGTGGCTCAGGTTCTAGATTCGGCTGTAGCCAGCTTACAGCCTTGCTGCTCACAGAACCTTCCTATTTATACAGAGATACAAAAGTGCATGGGAATCATTAGAAACCAGATTCTAGCCCTCGTACCCTCCTAG
- the LOC103869174 gene encoding protein SRG1, with amino-acid sequence MAPLPISSIRVGKIDDVQELIKSKPNKVPERFIREANERGVLVSHKTHLHHHIPVVDLSKLSKPHTDDDFLFEILKLSQACEDWGFFQVINHGIEVGVVEDIEKVAKEFFEMPLEEKKKYPMEPGTVQGYGQAFIFSEDQKLDWCNMFALGVHPPSIRNPKLWPSKPARFSENLEGYSKEIRKLCKRLLKYIAISLDLKEERFEEMFGEAVQAVRMNYYPPCSRPDLVMGLSPHSDGSALTVLQQSKNSCVGLQILKDNTWVPVLPLPNALVINIGDTVEVLTNGKYKSVEHRAVTNRERERLTIVTFYAPNYEVKIEPMGELVDDETNPCKYRSYNHGDYSYHYVSNKLQGKKSLDFAKILN; translated from the exons ATGGCTCCTCTACCCATTTCTTCGATTAGAGTTGGGAAAATAGATGATGTTCaagaattaataaaatcaaaaccaaacaaaGTTCCAGAGAGGTTCATAAGAGAAGCCAATGAGAGAGGTGTCTTAGTGTCTCATAAGACTCACCTTCATCATCATATTCCTGTTGTTGATCTCTCTAAACTGTCGAAACCTCACACTGATGATGATTTTCTCTTTGAGATTCTTAAGCTCTCACAAGCTTGTGAAGACTGGGGATTTTTCCag GTTATAAATCATGGGATTGAAGTGGGTGTGGTGGAAGATATAGAGAAGGTGGCGAAGGAGTTCTTCGAGATGCCactggaggagaagaagaagtatcCAATGGAGCCAGGGACCGTACAAGGTTACGGTCAAGCTTTCATCTTCTCTGAAGATCAGAAGCTTGATTGGTGCAACATGTTTGCTCTTGGTGTTCATCCTCCTTCTATTCGTAACCCCAAACTATGGCCTTCTAAACCGGCCCGGTTCAG tGAAAATCTTGAAGGTTACTCAAAAGAGATAAGGAAATTATGCAAGAGGTTGTTGAAGTACATAGCAATAAGCTTGGATCTAAAGGAAGAGAGATTTGAAGAAATGTTTGGGGAAGCAGTGCAAGCAGTAAGGATGAACTATTACCCACCATGTTCACGTCCTGATCTTGTCATGGGACTCAGCCCACATTCTGATGGAAGTGCTCTCACTGTTCTTCAACAGAGCAAGAACAGCTGTGTTGGGCTTCAGATCCTCAAGGACAACACTTGGGTCCCTGTACTACCTCTTCCAAATGCCCTTGTCATTAACATTGGTGATACAGTTGAg GTGCTAACTAATGGGAAGTACAAGAGTGTAGAGCATAGAGCAGTGACAAATAGAGAAAGGGAGAGGCTTACAATAGTGACATTCTATGCACCCAACTACGAGGTTAAAATAGAACCAATGGGTGAATTGGTTGATGATGAAACCAACCCATGCAAGTATAGAAGCTACAATCATGGTGACTATAGTTATCACTATGTCTCCAACAAGCTCCAAGGCAAGAAGTCACTTGATTTTGCCAAGATTCTCAATTAA